In Ovis aries strain OAR_USU_Benz2616 breed Rambouillet chromosome 8, ARS-UI_Ramb_v3.0, whole genome shotgun sequence, a single window of DNA contains:
- the LOC114116224 gene encoding uncharacterized protein LOC114116224, which produces MPGQRSRSFPGRQTLRFWRCRRCFARTPRPGTGPRSRPWLVGRPRSQVLGSRSHRGGAQTDNQKEPGHHPPALGTSLQRLTHRPGGPPGAPFPERSTSARGPSSAPARGPRSSDACPNAAGRASPEPGPRGVGLRFQRAIRTENPKEKFRNFSCRCEVDSFNLRERDLGWTGQARTAPRRSQKPGAEKEWAGFLSLGLKTLGGARRQRYRHSPGYLLLVTLLKLQGGMSVAHTAGHLLLILLLTEARKTLGNAHSLCLDLTIKSQSRPGQPWCQVQGSVDTKPFLQYDSDSNKVKPLGFLGKEVNDTKVWTELSQTLAEAGKELKMVLPVIKLDKKEMRGPPTLQVKMCCQREAEQCSGASLHFSLNGRTALLLDTMSVTWTVIDPGATSIKEEWENNQELAEYFRKISTGDCSYLLREFLKHWENMLLPEPTEPLIMAPDISQSASI; this is translated from the exons GACCAAGAAGTCGCCCGTGGCTCGTTGGCCGGCCCCGGTCCCAGGTCCTGGGTTCCCGAAGTCACCGCGGTGGCGCCCAGACGGACAACCAGAAAGAGCCTGGTCATCACCCCCCAGCCCTGGGCACTTCCTTACAGAGACTCACTCACCGGCCGGGCGGGCCTCCCGGGGCGCCGTTCCCCGAGCGCAGCACCTCGGCCCGGGGCCCCTCTTCCGCGCCCGCCCGGGGTCCCCGCTCCAGCGACGCCTGTCCGAACGCCGCCGGCCGAGCTTCCCCCGAGCCGGGGCCACGGGGCGTCGGGCTGAGATTCCAAAGAGCGATTCGAACTGAAAACCCCAAGGAGAAATTTCGGAACTTCTCTTGTCGTTGCGAAGTCGACAGTTTCAACTTGCGCGAAAGAGACCTTGGCTGGACCGGGCAGGCGAGGACCGCGCCCCGCCGATCGCAGAAGCCGGGTGCGGAGAAGGAGTGGGCG GGCTTCCTCAGTCTAGGACTGAAGACTTTGGGTGGTGCCAGGAGACAGAGGTATAGACACAGCCCAGGCTACCTTTTGCTGGTCACTCTCCTAAAGCTGCAGGGAGGAATGTCAGTGGCTCACACCGCAGGTCATCTTTTGCTGATACTCCTGCTGACAGAAGCCAGGAAGACTCTGGGCA ATGCCCATTCTCTGTGCCTTGACCTCACTATCAAATCTCAGTCCAGACCTGGCCAGCCCTGGTGTCAAGTCCAGGGCTCCGTGGACACAAAGCCTTTCCTCCAGTATGACAGTGACAGCAACAAGGTCAAACCTCTGGGTTTCCTGGGGAAGGAGGTAAATGACACGAAAGTGTGGACCGAATTGAGCCAAACACTGGCAGAAGCAGGAAAAGAGCTCAAGATGGTCCTGCCTGTCATCAAACTGGACAAAAAGGAGATGAGGG GTCCTCCCACCCTGCAGGTCAAAATGTGCTGTCAACGTGAAGCTGAGCAATGCTCTGGTGCATCCTTGCACTTCAGTCTCAATGGACGGACAGCCCTCCTCCTTGATACCATGAGCGTAACCTGGACAGTCATCGATCCTGGAGCCACAAGCATCAAGGAGGAGTGGGAGAACAACCAGGAACTGGCAGAGTATTTCAGGAAGATCTCAACGGGAGACTGCAGCTATTTGCTTAGGGAATTCCTGAAACACTGGGAGAACATGCTGCTCCCAGAGCCCACAG aaCCACTAATAATGGCCCCAGATATCAGCCAGTCTGCATCCATCTGA